From one Bacteroides eggerthii genomic stretch:
- a CDS encoding hybrid sensor histidine kinase/response regulator, with product MSNTSAYVSHLHSILIKNDSLYQHSVNTLFQRYENTKPHSVVLIGNMAFTLRDRIKEEWGDIPIILCAGRDSYTSPRYNYPEYESAEIPKDSIFSISGLKDKYNFTFILCPTYCKETIDMMMKIQPGIKTFIFAADKLFINRIHEKEIKSYLSSSYPNIEYKRIYPNSNPAVPNLRKYLLTNEDPTVGMLFGSWFCVRENLLGHLITMSTEDYRFIMSANKGVFTLRESFLAEGGFIGGYFYDNDATIKHLLQCLRSIINGREARDIPFYTPEKSYPVIDYNALKQRGMSEKLCPPNTLFINKPPTLWQRYKLQISICLLILSVLGIVSYIKHKFQQKEIMLLRSHNKLLENMPVFYVQEQVMFNENGIPESMRYINANILFKELFCSKQKQEQVNSSMFPHQTEEYFMQFARIVFQERRSIVFTYYFEEQNAFYEVIIRQAAEENLIDIFGVNTTTLHQTQELLRAANNKLALALDIAHIIPWHWDLQKHAITCDANRSPFELATGVKDERGVRIIHEADYFNNIHPDDAERIRDDYQALILGRVKALKEEFRTVIKKNGKEYINWVEARAVVEQRNEQGHPISLIGSLLIITDRKRNEQELINAKNRAEESDRLKSAFLANMSHEIRTPLNAIVGFSSILATAEEEEEKSEYINIIENNNQLLLQLISDVLDIAKIEASSLDFNYSSLDLNVLMNELESTALMRITSPDVCLEMIPDSDNCWVITERNRLSQIIINLLNNAIKFTQKGKITFGYKLQKEKIYFYVTDTGCGIPAEKQDKIFERFIKLNNFAQGTGLGLSICKSIVDAMGGEIGVDSKVGNGSTFWFTLPYHTGTANESTDKPVELSELSKDKQITILIAEDDESNYRLFHSILQKDFQLIHARDGKEAVELYSLHHPNLILMDINMPNMNGYEATHQIRELSKSIPIIAVTAYAYASDKQKIMESGFTGYMSKPLNARKLQDEVSATLKKCFIFT from the coding sequence ATGTCGAACACCAGTGCCTATGTGAGCCACTTGCACTCCATTCTTATTAAAAACGACTCCCTTTACCAGCATTCCGTAAACACGTTATTCCAACGCTATGAAAACACCAAACCCCACTCTGTCGTACTGATAGGCAACATGGCGTTTACTTTACGTGACAGAATCAAGGAAGAATGGGGAGATATCCCCATCATTTTGTGTGCCGGACGGGATAGCTACACCTCGCCCCGGTATAACTATCCGGAGTATGAATCGGCAGAAATACCGAAAGACTCCATCTTTTCCATCTCAGGGCTCAAAGACAAATATAATTTCACTTTCATACTATGCCCTACTTATTGCAAGGAAACCATTGACATGATGATGAAGATACAGCCCGGCATAAAAACATTTATTTTTGCCGCTGACAAACTTTTCATCAACAGGATACACGAAAAAGAGATTAAAAGTTACCTATCATCCAGCTACCCGAACATTGAGTATAAACGCATCTATCCCAATTCCAACCCTGCAGTACCAAACTTGAGAAAGTATCTGCTGACCAATGAAGACCCTACCGTAGGAATGTTATTCGGTTCCTGGTTCTGCGTAAGGGAGAATCTGTTGGGACATCTCATCACAATGTCAACGGAAGATTATCGTTTCATTATGTCGGCCAATAAAGGAGTTTTTACACTAAGAGAGTCCTTCCTCGCAGAAGGCGGTTTCATCGGAGGATACTTCTACGACAATGATGCCACCATAAAGCACTTGTTGCAATGCCTTCGTAGTATCATCAACGGAAGAGAAGCGCGAGACATCCCATTCTATACTCCCGAAAAGAGCTATCCCGTTATTGATTATAATGCACTGAAACAACGGGGGATGTCAGAAAAGCTTTGCCCACCCAACACCCTATTTATCAACAAACCGCCCACGCTATGGCAACGATATAAGTTACAAATTAGCATCTGCCTGTTGATTCTTTCAGTACTGGGCATCGTCTCATACATAAAACATAAATTTCAGCAGAAAGAAATCATGTTGTTAAGAAGCCATAACAAGCTTCTTGAGAACATGCCCGTATTCTACGTGCAGGAACAGGTAATGTTCAATGAAAATGGTATTCCCGAAAGCATGCGCTACATCAATGCCAACATCTTGTTCAAAGAGTTATTTTGCTCCAAGCAAAAGCAGGAACAAGTCAATTCAAGCATGTTTCCTCACCAGACGGAAGAGTATTTTATGCAATTTGCCAGAATTGTTTTTCAAGAAAGAAGGTCGATTGTATTCACCTACTATTTTGAAGAGCAGAACGCCTTCTATGAGGTAATAATACGTCAAGCCGCTGAGGAAAATCTAATAGACATTTTTGGCGTAAATACCACTACCCTACACCAGACACAGGAATTGTTACGAGCCGCCAACAATAAACTGGCATTGGCACTAGACATCGCACATATCATCCCTTGGCATTGGGACCTGCAGAAGCATGCCATCACCTGTGATGCCAACCGTTCTCCTTTCGAACTTGCCACCGGTGTAAAGGATGAACGAGGAGTACGGATTATCCACGAAGCCGACTACTTCAACAACATACACCCTGATGATGCAGAACGGATAAGAGACGACTACCAAGCACTCATCTTAGGCAGAGTAAAGGCACTGAAAGAAGAGTTCCGCACCGTCATCAAAAAAAATGGCAAAGAATACATCAACTGGGTAGAGGCGCGCGCCGTAGTGGAACAGAGGAATGAACAGGGACATCCTATCTCACTCATCGGATCCCTACTTATCATTACCGACCGCAAGCGGAACGAACAGGAACTCATAAATGCCAAAAACCGCGCCGAAGAATCAGACCGGCTGAAGTCAGCTTTCCTTGCAAACATGAGCCACGAAATACGTACGCCACTCAACGCAATCGTAGGCTTCTCCTCCATACTAGCCACAGCGGAAGAAGAGGAAGAAAAAAGTGAATATATCAATATTATAGAGAACAACAACCAACTACTTCTGCAACTTATCAGCGACGTATTGGACATTGCCAAAATTGAAGCCAGTTCACTGGACTTCAACTATTCCAGCCTTGATCTGAATGTTTTAATGAATGAGTTGGAAAGCACCGCCCTTATGCGCATTACCTCTCCGGATGTATGCCTTGAAATGATCCCGGACAGTGACAACTGTTGGGTGATTACCGAACGTAACCGCCTGTCTCAAATCATCATCAACTTACTGAACAATGCCATTAAGTTCACACAAAAAGGTAAAATCACCTTCGGTTACAAACTGCAAAAAGAGAAAATCTATTTTTATGTAACCGATACAGGATGCGGTATTCCGGCAGAAAAACAAGATAAAATTTTTGAACGTTTCATTAAGCTGAATAACTTTGCGCAGGGAACCGGATTGGGCCTTTCTATATGCAAAAGCATAGTAGATGCCATGGGCGGGGAAATAGGAGTAGACTCCAAAGTAGGAAATGGAAGTACTTTCTGGTTTACACTTCCCTACCATACAGGCACCGCAAATGAAAGTACAGACAAGCCCGTTGAACTATCTGAACTCTCCAAAGACAAACAAATAACCATACTTATAGCTGAAGATGACGAAAGCAATTACCGGCTCTTTCATTCCATTTTGCAAAAAGATTTTCAACTAATTCATGCACGCGACGGAAAAGAAGCAGTCGAGCTATATTCCCTTCATCATCCAAACCTCATCCTAATGGATATCAATATGCCCAATATGAACGGATATGAAGCTACTCACCAGATACGAGAGTTATCGAAAAGCATACCAATCATCGCAGTTACGGCATACGCCTATGCTTCGGACAAACAAAAAATAATGGAAAGCGGATTCACAGGTTATATGTCCAAACCACTCAACGCCCGAAAGCTGCAAGATGAAGTATCAGCCACCCTCAAGAAATGCTTCATTTTTACATAG
- a CDS encoding glucose-6-phosphate isomerase, with translation MISLNIEKTLGFISKENVFAYESQVKAAQDALENGTGKGNDFLGWLHLPSSITQEHLADLKATAQVLRDNCEVVVVAGIGGSYLGARAVIEALSNSFTWLQDKKSTPVILYAGHNIGEDYLYELTEYLQDKKFGVINISKSGTTTETALAFRLLKKQCEDQRGKDMAKKVIVAITDAKKGAARVTADNEGYKSFIIPDNVGGRFSVLTPVGLLPIAVAGFDIEKLVAGATAMEKLCGKDVPFAENPAAIYAATRNELYKHDKKIEILVNFNPKLHYVSEWWKQLYGESEGKENKGIFPAAVDFSTDLHSMGQWIQEGERTIYETVISVEKTNHKLEVPSDAQNLDGLNFLAGKRVDEVNKMAELGTQLAHVDGGVPNIRIVIPALNEESIGGLLYFFEKACGISGYLLGVNPFNQPGVEAYKKNMFALLNKPGYEEESKAIRARL, from the coding sequence ATGATTAGTTTGAACATTGAAAAGACTCTTGGATTCATTTCCAAAGAAAACGTTTTCGCCTACGAATCTCAAGTAAAAGCCGCACAGGATGCATTGGAAAATGGTACTGGTAAGGGTAATGACTTTTTAGGCTGGTTACATCTCCCCTCTTCCATCACACAAGAACATCTGGCTGACTTGAAAGCTACCGCACAAGTATTGCGTGATAACTGTGAAGTAGTGGTCGTTGCCGGAATTGGCGGGAGCTACCTCGGTGCACGTGCCGTTATCGAGGCTTTGTCAAACAGTTTCACTTGGTTGCAAGACAAGAAATCCACTCCGGTTATTCTGTATGCAGGACACAACATCGGTGAAGATTATTTGTATGAACTTACCGAATACTTGCAAGATAAGAAATTCGGTGTTATCAATATCTCCAAATCAGGAACCACAACTGAAACGGCTTTGGCTTTCCGCCTACTGAAAAAGCAATGCGAAGACCAACGCGGTAAAGACATGGCAAAAAAAGTCATCGTTGCCATTACAGATGCCAAGAAAGGCGCTGCTCGTGTTACGGCAGACAATGAAGGTTACAAATCTTTCATCATTCCCGATAATGTAGGCGGACGTTTCTCTGTACTTACCCCGGTAGGCCTGTTACCCATCGCAGTAGCAGGTTTCGATATTGAAAAGCTGGTAGCCGGCGCAACGGCCATGGAAAAGCTTTGCGGAAAGGACGTTCCATTTGCTGAAAATCCGGCAGCTATTTATGCAGCCACCCGCAACGAGCTTTATAAGCATGACAAGAAAATTGAAATTCTCGTAAACTTCAACCCCAAACTGCATTATGTAAGCGAATGGTGGAAACAGCTTTATGGAGAATCCGAAGGTAAAGAAAACAAGGGTATTTTCCCGGCAGCCGTAGATTTCTCCACCGACCTACATTCTATGGGGCAATGGATTCAGGAAGGCGAACGCACCATTTACGAAACTGTAATTTCAGTGGAAAAAACCAACCATAAACTGGAAGTTCCAAGTGATGCCCAGAATTTGGACGGACTGAATTTCCTCGCCGGCAAACGTGTGGATGAAGTCAACAAAATGGCAGAATTAGGAACACAGTTGGCCCACGTAGACGGTGGCGTACCCAACATACGCATCGTCATCCCTGCATTGAATGAAGAAAGTATCGGCGGACTGCTGTATTTCTTTGAAAAAGCATGCGGTATCAGTGGCTATCTTTTGGGTGTCAATCCATTCAACCAACCGGGTGTCGAGGCTTACAAGAAAAACATGTTCGCCCTATTGAACAAACCGGGTTACGAAGAAGAATCCAAAGCTATTCGGGCAAGACTGTAA